The following are from one region of the Methanobacterium veterum genome:
- the cofH gene encoding 5-amino-6-(D-ribitylamino)uracil--L-tyrosine 4-hydroxyphenyl transferase CofH, which produces MFDTMNIDPQIKEILEKSFDDEISKDEAEKLMKVKGRELQALIFTADLLREELAGDKVTYIQNWNINFTDICSGTCGFCAFKKDENDKDAYFLEIDEVVRRTKNAAEEGAIEVCIQGGLHPDIDAYFYEDILLNVKKEVPNVHIHAFSPMEIFYGSKKAELEVEDTLKMLKKAGLGSMPGTAAEILSDDIRDIICPGKLQTAEWIDVIETAHNTGVPTTCTMMYGHVENIHHRIEHLEILRNIQKKTGGFTEFVPLTFMHKNAPIFRSGISSPGTTGADDLRLYAVSRLMFGDLLKNIQASWVKLGFKFAQFCLMSGANDLGGTLGEESISKSAGASYGESTPPSELERTIKDIGRIPARRNTLYTKIEEI; this is translated from the coding sequence ATGTTTGACACCATGAACATCGATCCTCAGATAAAAGAAATACTTGAAAAATCTTTTGATGACGAAATTTCAAAGGATGAAGCAGAAAAACTAATGAAAGTTAAGGGAAGGGAACTTCAAGCGTTAATTTTCACTGCAGACCTGCTCAGGGAAGAGCTGGCTGGGGACAAAGTAACTTATATTCAAAACTGGAACATCAACTTTACTGATATTTGCTCTGGAACATGCGGTTTCTGTGCGTTTAAAAAAGACGAAAATGATAAAGACGCGTACTTTTTAGAGATTGATGAAGTCGTTAGAAGAACGAAAAATGCTGCAGAGGAGGGTGCAATTGAAGTTTGCATACAGGGAGGCCTGCACCCAGATATAGATGCTTACTTTTATGAGGATATTCTTTTAAATGTCAAAAAAGAAGTCCCAAATGTTCATATTCATGCGTTTTCTCCAATGGAGATATTTTATGGGTCTAAAAAAGCGGAACTTGAGGTAGAAGACACGCTCAAGATGTTGAAAAAGGCAGGGCTTGGTTCAATGCCTGGAACTGCTGCTGAAATATTAAGTGATGATATAAGGGATATCATATGTCCTGGAAAGTTACAGACAGCAGAGTGGATCGATGTCATCGAAACGGCCCATAATACTGGTGTTCCAACAACCTGTACAATGATGTACGGCCATGTTGAAAATATACATCACAGAATTGAACACCTTGAGATTTTAAGGAACATACAGAAAAAAACAGGCGGGTTTACAGAATTTGTTCCTTTAACATTCATGCACAAAAACGCCCCAATTTTCAGAAGCGGAATTTCAAGCCCTGGAACAACAGGAGCTGACGATTTAAGGCTTTATGCGGTTTCAAGGTTAATGTTTGGGGACCTGCTCAAAAATATACAGGCTTCATGGGTTAAACTTGGGTTTAAATTTGCCCAGTTCTGTCTTATGTCCGGTGCAAATGACCTTGGAGGTACTTTAGGTGAAGAAAGCATATCCAAGTCTGCAGGAGCATCCTATGGAGAATCTACTCCTCCAAGCGAACTGGAAAGAACAATAAAAGATATTGGAAGGATTCCAGCTCGAAGGAATACTCTGTATACTAAAATAGAGGAAATATAA
- a CDS encoding PRC-barrel domain-containing protein gives MKVSELMGRKVLDKNAMEIGKVSDVDLMPKEGIIDTITISTGEVWVRNRTFEIKPSDIQQVGDYLILNLEEAEIEGIFEEEEEKAPEKTRLTLTKDD, from the coding sequence ATGAAAGTAAGCGAGTTAATGGGTAGAAAAGTCCTGGATAAAAATGCAATGGAAATCGGCAAGGTATCTGATGTTGATTTGATGCCAAAAGAAGGTATTATAGATACAATCACGATATCTACTGGTGAGGTGTGGGTTAGAAATAGAACTTTTGAAATTAAACCCAGTGACATTCAACAGGTAGGGGACTATCTAATCTTAAATCTTGAAGAAGCTGAAATAGAAGGAATATTTGAAGAAGAAGAGGAAAAAGCTCCTGAAAAGACAAGATTAACTCTTACTAAAGATGATTGA
- a CDS encoding cyclophilin-like fold protein: MEIEIEIVGKGKAAAKLDDRNPETAKKLYETFPLPGTAHTYLEEVYFDMTLELDYENPSKTTEEGDICYWPPGPAFCIFYGNSQPVSEVNNIGKITENLELFKKCKDGDEIIVRKKE; the protein is encoded by the coding sequence ATGGAAATTGAAATAGAAATAGTAGGAAAAGGTAAAGCTGCTGCAAAATTAGATGATAGAAACCCTGAAACTGCAAAAAAATTATATGAAACATTTCCACTTCCCGGAACTGCACATACCTATCTTGAAGAAGTATACTTTGACATGACACTTGAATTAGACTATGAAAACCCATCGAAAACCACAGAAGAAGGAGATATATGTTACTGGCCGCCAGGACCCGCTTTTTGCATATTCTACGGCAATTCACAGCCTGTTTCGGAAGTAAATAACATTGGAAAAATTACAGAGAATTTAGAACTGTTTAAAAAATGTAAAGATGGGGATGAAATAATAGTAAGGAAAAAAGAGTAA
- a CDS encoding site-2 protease family protein yields the protein MKSSFKIFSAFGIPVELHISFLLLMLFIYFIAFLGIISTYIAFLITLLFVTVVVHELSHSYVAKRYGVKVGKIVLLPIGGVSAMEEIPKDPDQELKIAAAGPLANIIIALACFIGLIIIGGVGSLTFYSFFISNTPSADLSLFLANFLGVNLVLGLFNLLPAFPMDGGRVLRAFFAKRMSYTKATKAAASVGKQFAILMVILGIFFNFILILIAIFIYLGADQEYKNVMISSKLEGISVRDIMTKDVNTLTPDTSVSEALNTMFKQRHMGYPIKDHGELVGIVTFDDISKIPENQRDTPIGNIMTKKLILANPDEPAMNTLEKITKNNIGRLPVIENGNLVGIISKTDIMRVLEVLDTKPHE from the coding sequence ATGAAGTCTTCATTTAAAATATTCAGCGCCTTTGGAATCCCTGTGGAACTGCACATTTCATTTTTATTATTAATGCTTTTTATATATTTTATAGCCTTTTTAGGAATAATATCTACATATATCGCATTTTTAATCACATTACTATTTGTAACAGTTGTTGTACATGAATTAAGCCATTCCTATGTGGCAAAGAGATATGGAGTTAAAGTAGGCAAAATAGTTCTCTTACCCATTGGAGGTGTATCTGCAATGGAAGAGATTCCTAAGGATCCAGATCAAGAACTTAAAATAGCCGCTGCTGGGCCACTTGCCAATATTATAATAGCGTTAGCTTGTTTTATAGGCCTTATAATTATTGGAGGAGTAGGGTCTTTAACTTTTTACTCATTTTTTATATCAAATACTCCATCCGCAGATTTATCGCTGTTTCTTGCTAACTTTTTAGGAGTTAATCTGGTACTCGGACTTTTTAATCTTCTTCCTGCTTTCCCTATGGATGGGGGAAGAGTATTAAGAGCTTTTTTTGCAAAAAGAATGAGTTATACCAAAGCAACTAAAGCTGCTGCTTCGGTGGGAAAACAGTTCGCTATCTTAATGGTTATCTTAGGCATATTTTTTAATTTTATTTTGATATTGATAGCCATATTCATTTACTTAGGTGCAGACCAAGAATATAAAAATGTCATGATTTCATCAAAGCTCGAAGGAATCAGCGTTAGAGATATCATGACTAAAGATGTAAATACGTTAACTCCAGATACCTCTGTTTCAGAGGCATTAAATACCATGTTCAAGCAAAGGCACATGGGCTATCCCATAAAAGATCATGGAGAACTTGTTGGTATCGTTACTTTCGATGACATTTCTAAGATACCCGAAAATCAGAGGGATACACCTATTGGAAATATAATGACTAAAAAACTTATTTTAGCAAACCCTGACGAGCCTGCGATGAATACTCTAGAAAAAATTACTAAAAACAATATTGGAAGACTTCCAGTCATTGAAAATGGAAATTTAGTTGGAATAATCTCTAAAACTGACATAATGAGGGTTTTAGAGGTATTAGATACTAAACCCCATGAATAA
- a CDS encoding DUF2098 domain-containing protein translates to MEVSDSCGKPIMKGSYVIYNGTGTIGKVIDIKTENEATWAKLEDTDLWYKSNYLQAIEKIEKNGLKKESREDIKEKLKNRKKLVDEDIDMSSELCDGGG, encoded by the coding sequence ATGGAAGTTTCAGATTCCTGCGGTAAACCTATAATGAAAGGTTCCTATGTTATATATAATGGAACTGGCACAATTGGTAAAGTTATTGACATTAAAACTGAAAATGAAGCTACCTGGGCAAAATTAGAAGATACAGATCTCTGGTATAAAAGCAATTATTTGCAGGCCATTGAAAAAATAGAAAAAAATGGACTTAAAAAAGAATCCAGAGAAGACATCAAAGAAAAACTTAAAAACAGGAAGAAACTAGTTGATGAAGATATCGATATGAGCTCAGAACTTTGTGACGGTGGAGGATAA
- a CDS encoding tRNA uridine(34) 5-carboxymethylaminomethyl modification radical SAM/GNAT enzyme Elp3 produces the protein MENACKLIINQIIEGKIKTKKDLEKAKHKACRDYKLEKFMSNSLILENATPDERKKIVRIIQKKPTRTISGVAIVAVMCKPHKCPHGRCLYCPESDVAPPSYTGEEPAALRARMFKFDPYLQVYNRLLQLESIGHPLDKVELIIMGGTFPSYFLCYQEWFVSKCLQAMNDFGVKDVSVSSENFKGSNAADNIEIPTDFVYLSDVQSENEKSNVRCVGMTFETRPDYCKTQDVDRMLNMGVTRVELGVQTIYNYIYKRIDRGHTVEDSIESARILRDSGIKVAMHLMPGLFADFDRDLRIFKRLFSDEHFKPDMLKIYPCLVTKGSKLHEMWEKGDYKPYTSEEAVDLIAQIKKNLPKWVRTMRIQRDIPSPLIEAGVKKSNLGELVYKKLHDLDVNCKCIRCREVGHKAAHGLIPDIDNVKLLTEKYRAGEGDEIFLSFEDVKKDILIGFLRLRIPSEHAHREEIDDKTALIRELHVYGSMMSIGEREEGQWQHLGYGESLLNEAARVASEDYGMEKILVTSGIGARNYYRKFGYEKLGPYMAKKI, from the coding sequence ATGGAAAATGCATGCAAACTCATAATTAACCAGATAATAGAGGGAAAAATTAAAACAAAGAAAGATCTGGAGAAAGCAAAACATAAGGCTTGCAGAGACTACAAGCTTGAAAAATTTATGAGTAATTCACTGATACTGGAGAATGCAACTCCTGATGAGAGAAAGAAAATAGTACGGATCATACAAAAAAAGCCCACAAGAACCATATCTGGTGTTGCAATAGTTGCAGTAATGTGCAAACCACACAAATGCCCCCATGGAAGATGCCTTTACTGCCCAGAAAGCGATGTAGCCCCTCCGAGTTATACTGGAGAAGAACCTGCAGCGTTGCGGGCTAGAATGTTTAAGTTCGATCCTTATTTACAGGTGTACAACCGCCTGCTTCAACTTGAAAGCATAGGTCATCCTTTAGACAAGGTGGAATTAATTATAATGGGCGGGACATTCCCTTCATATTTCCTGTGTTATCAAGAATGGTTTGTCAGCAAATGCCTTCAAGCTATGAACGATTTTGGAGTAAAAGATGTATCAGTTTCATCTGAAAATTTTAAAGGGTCCAATGCAGCAGATAATATTGAAATCCCAACTGATTTTGTTTACCTAAGTGATGTTCAAAGTGAAAATGAAAAATCCAATGTTCGATGCGTTGGGATGACTTTTGAAACCCGTCCAGATTACTGTAAAACCCAGGATGTTGATAGAATGCTCAATATGGGAGTTACAAGGGTCGAACTTGGAGTCCAGACCATTTACAATTATATATACAAACGGATTGACCGCGGACATACAGTAGAAGACTCCATAGAATCTGCAAGGATACTCAGGGATTCTGGTATCAAAGTAGCAATGCACCTCATGCCTGGCCTTTTCGCCGATTTTGATAGAGATCTGAGAATATTTAAAAGGTTATTTTCAGATGAACACTTTAAACCAGATATGCTTAAAATCTACCCATGTTTAGTGACTAAAGGTTCAAAACTCCATGAAATGTGGGAAAAAGGAGATTATAAACCATATACAAGTGAAGAAGCCGTTGATCTGATAGCTCAGATTAAAAAGAACCTTCCAAAATGGGTCAGGACCATGAGAATCCAGCGGGACATACCTTCTCCTCTAATCGAGGCAGGAGTTAAAAAATCGAATCTTGGTGAACTTGTATACAAAAAACTCCATGATTTAGACGTCAATTGCAAGTGTATTCGATGCAGAGAAGTTGGACATAAAGCAGCGCATGGTTTAATCCCAGATATTGATAACGTGAAATTATTAACGGAAAAATATCGTGCCGGGGAAGGAGATGAAATCTTTTTATCATTTGAAGATGTTAAAAAGGATATCTTAATCGGGTTCCTAAGGTTAAGGATACCCTCAGAACATGCCCATAGGGAAGAGATAGATGATAAAACAGCACTTATACGGGAATTACATGTTTACGGCTCGATGATGTCTATTGGTGAAAGAGAAGAGGGTCAGTGGCAGCATTTAGGCTATGGAGAATCATTATTAAATGAAGCAGCTAGAGTTGCATCTGAAGACTACGGCATGGAAAAGATACTTGTTACAAGCGGAATAGGGGCTCGAAACTACTACAGAAAATTTGGGTATGAAAAATTAGGCCCATACATGGCAAAGAAGATTTAA
- the deoC gene encoding deoxyribose-phosphate aldolase — MISLVESPEKIAKIIDHTNLKADTRVKDIKKLCIDAKNYGFASVCVNPANVELCTEFLKESDVNICTVISFPLGANTSKIKFFETKDALQHGADEIDMVMNIGALKSGLNDTVKTDIEGVVTAAEGKIVKVIIETALLTKEEKILACEIVKDAGADFVKTSTGFGHSGATVEDIVLIRKTVGPQMGIKASGGIRSIKTVFDMVKAGATRIGTSSGVKIMEELFKLNHGMEPPKR; from the coding sequence ATGATAAGTTTAGTAGAATCTCCAGAAAAAATCGCCAAAATCATCGACCACACCAATTTAAAGGCCGATACACGAGTAAAAGACATAAAAAAATTATGTATTGATGCAAAAAACTATGGATTCGCTTCAGTCTGCGTTAACCCTGCAAATGTTGAACTATGTACAGAATTTTTAAAAGAATCGGATGTGAACATTTGTACTGTTATAAGCTTTCCTCTAGGAGCAAACACTTCTAAAATTAAATTCTTTGAAACTAAAGATGCACTGCAGCACGGAGCAGATGAAATTGATATGGTAATGAACATCGGCGCTCTTAAATCAGGACTTAATGATACTGTGAAAACAGATATAGAAGGAGTTGTCACTGCAGCAGAGGGTAAAATAGTCAAAGTAATCATTGAAACAGCATTATTAACAAAAGAAGAGAAAATTCTGGCATGTGAGATAGTCAAGGACGCAGGTGCAGATTTCGTGAAAACTTCAACTGGTTTTGGACACTCTGGAGCTACAGTGGAAGACATTGTCTTAATTAGGAAAACAGTAGGACCACAAATGGGTATCAAAGCTTCAGGAGGCATAAGAAGTATAAAAACTGTCTTTGATATGGTAAAAGCCGGCGCAACACGGATTGGTACCTCTTCAGGTGTTAAAATTATGGAAGAACTCTTCAAACTTAATCATGGAATGGAACCACCTAAAAGGTGA